The nucleotide sequence TGAAGATCAAAATGGCGATGTTATTTATGCCTCTGACAATTTAGGGCTGGCCCCCTTATCTAAAGCGCCCGTGTATAAGTGTGAGCCACAATGTGACATTAAAATCTCTCAGGGGCCATTAGCTAAATCCTGGTTTGTAGTGAACGGGCAATTAGCCAATGTACCGTGGAAAATCAGCTTCTATTTTGAACACCGATTAATGCTTAATGGCATGAGCGAGTACTTGTTGAAAGACTTGTTTTTGCTGTTGGTATTGTCCTTGTTTGGCACCTTTACCGGTTACCATGTATCAAGAATGCTTGAGTCACCTATTCGACGGTTAATTCGCTACATTGCACAATTTAATCCCACGGCGCAAGAAAATGCCAAATCGTTACCCAATTCTGCGTTGCACATCCAAGAGCTGGCATCCTTAAGCGATGAATTTAGTAGTCTAGAAAGCCGCTTAGTGAGTGCGTTTGATGCGCTAGCCGATGCGACAGCGAAGGAGCAAACACTAAATAAAGCGTTAGCAAAATTAAATCACTCACTTGAGTCGCGTATTCTCGAAAAAACCCAGCACTTAGCGTCTGCACTAGATGAAGCGAAAGCGGCCAGTGTGGCTAAAACCCAATTTTTAGCCAATATGAGCCATGAAATTCGAACGCCAATGAATGGGATCATCGGCTCATGTGAATTGCTGCTTGAAGAGGCGCTGTCAGAAAGTGCTCAGCAGCGTGCGCAAACCATTGCCCAATCAGCCGGTAACCTATTAATGATCTTGGACGCCATTTTGGATTGGTCAAAAATAGAGTCGGGTAAAATGCTTTTCGATGCCCAAGACACCGATGTGGCCACGTTACTTGAAGCCAGTACTACGTTGTATGAATATCAAGCCAGTCAAAAAGGGCTATTTATTCATCTTCAGGTGCACAAAGACTTACCGCGTTCCCTCAAGCTTGATGCAGGGAAACTCAGCCAGGTGGTTAACAATTTAGTCAGTAACGCTATCAAGTTTACCCACAGAGGTAGCATTGAAGTGACGGCTTGGTACGAAGAAGACGCGTTGCATGTTTCAGTTAGCGACACGGGTATTGGTATTCCTCCAGCAAAACTGGCTACCATTTTCGGCCAATTCGAACAAGCTGATGCCTCCACCACCCGAGACTACGGCGGCACCGGCTTAGGCCTAGCTATAAGTCGAGGTTTGGTTGAATTAATGGGTGGCGCTATTGAAGTTGACAGCTTGGAAGGAGAGGGCACACGGTTTAGTTTTTATTTGCCAACGTCGTTGGGTGAACTCGCGGCGTATGAAGATACGAAAGTCACAGCCACACTATCGCCTTCGTTGAAAATTCTCTTAGCAGAAGACAATGACATCAATGCTGAAATAGTCATGAGCATGCTTACCCCATCAAAGGTGAAATGTATCAGGGTTAAAAATGGCGTAGAGGCAGTCGAAGCAGCAGCCAAATACAGTTTCGATGTTATTTTAATGGACTGTCAGATGCCAATAATGGACGGGCTGGAAGCCGCAAGAATCATTCGCCAAAAGGGCAAAAACAAAGATGCGGTAAGGATTATCGCCCTTACCGCCAATGCTTTTTTGGAAGATCGTCAAGCTTGCTTAGCCGCGGGTATGGATGCGCACCTAAGCAAGCCTATTAAAAAGAAAGTGTTATTCGACTGTATTGCCAGTGAGCTTGCTGGCGTTTGACGCCACCGCTTTGGTGTCTTTGTCGTTAGGGTTGCCCATGATATACAGGGCAATGTAACCAAGAATAGCAGACACCAGGGAACCGGCTAAAATCCCCACTCTTTCATCAAACATTTGATTAATCCCCGTTTCCTCGAAGGCTAAGCCGCCAATAAACAGGCTCATAGTAAAACCTACACCACACAACAAGGCGCAACCATAGATATGTTTCATCGATAAATCTCGGGGCAGACTAGCAAGTTTAAGCTTTATCATTAAATAGCAAAAACCGAAGACACCAATTTGCTTGCCCACCACTAAGCCTAAGAAAATACCAAAGGTGACTGGGTGAAAAATGCCTTCTGGGCTGATATTGCCAAAACTGATGCCCGCATTCGCGAAGGCAAAAAGAGGAAGAATGGCAAAACTTACCGTACCATTAAGGCTGTGCTCTAAGCGCGTAACCGGAGAGTATGTTTCATCTTTAGCGTCCCGCATGGGAATAAATGCCGCCAGTACTACCCCGGCCAAGGTAGCGTGCACACCACTTTTAAGCATGGCAACCCAAAGTACAGTGCCGACCAACATGTAAGCGGGAATGTCGACCACGTCCCGGCGGTTCATCTGCCAAAGTAGAACAAGGCAACCCGCCGCTACCAACAATGCCCCTTCCGTAATGTTGTTGGTATAAAAAAGCGCAATAATGACAATAGCGCCAATATCATCAATGATGGCAAGGGTAACCAAAAACACTTTTAAGCTTGCGGGGACTCGGCTACCCAACAACGCCAAAATACCCAATGCAAATGCAATGTCTGTGGCGGCGGGTATAGCCCAGCCGGCAATAGCCACGGGATTATCCCAATTGATGCCTACGTAAATAAGCGCAGGCAATAGCATACCTCCAATGGCACCCGCAGCGGGGAGCACAATATCTTTTGGGTTAGAGAGTTCTCCCTCACAGACTTCCCGCTTCAGTTCTAATCCGACATGGAAAAA is from Alteromonas australica and encodes:
- a CDS encoding ATP-binding protein, with translation MASDAVSRFRSFQHRLPLAFHLFFVSVLGAGLNALPAPFDSTGTSVFGVGAGVYAALRFAPKLAIPVILLISLPLWLSDGSIVGKESLTLLPIVVSLFGYQKSLKQVTKVGAGFWSIVFLPILILEHALFESTQFPIMFSGALVTWVSGVFGLVSGHFAYVAINGFSLQKDPSVEKISLHFLFSYFFSGSFFVASMAVIYLSVSLYQNQQEQQIATYMNQRVSVMEQQIAHFISLHENAINVSAQTLSSPAVGTNRTQYYAQQLTILASHYPDFLTFLIADKQGDISHAHPPNLLNKAKALGAGNVAYRPYFYEVMESGAPFISNVFQGRGFGNDPIIAISAPIFDSEGQPVGILEGSLSLKSFSAVDKLNLGGFGLLVEDQNGDVIYASDNLGLAPLSKAPVYKCEPQCDIKISQGPLAKSWFVVNGQLANVPWKISFYFEHRLMLNGMSEYLLKDLFLLLVLSLFGTFTGYHVSRMLESPIRRLIRYIAQFNPTAQENAKSLPNSALHIQELASLSDEFSSLESRLVSAFDALADATAKEQTLNKALAKLNHSLESRILEKTQHLASALDEAKAASVAKTQFLANMSHEIRTPMNGIIGSCELLLEEALSESAQQRAQTIAQSAGNLLMILDAILDWSKIESGKMLFDAQDTDVATLLEASTTLYEYQASQKGLFIHLQVHKDLPRSLKLDAGKLSQVVNNLVSNAIKFTHRGSIEVTAWYEEDALHVSVSDTGIGIPPAKLATIFGQFEQADASTTRDYGGTGLGLAISRGLVELMGGAIEVDSLEGEGTRFSFYLPTSLGELAAYEDTKVTATLSPSLKILLAEDNDINAEIVMSMLTPSKVKCIRVKNGVEAVEAAAKYSFDVILMDCQMPIMDGLEAARIIRQKGKNKDAVRIIALTANAFLEDRQACLAAGMDAHLSKPIKKKVLFDCIASELAGV
- the nhaA gene encoding Na+/H+ antiporter NhaA — translated: MSKEHKPDAIDEVIEEVQVVVSDFLNREAAPGILLMAATILALIIANSPLDTLYDQLVSLPVQISAGSWAIDKPLLLWINDGFMAVFFFHVGLELKREVCEGELSNPKDIVLPAAGAIGGMLLPALIYVGINWDNPVAIAGWAIPAATDIAFALGILALLGSRVPASLKVFLVTLAIIDDIGAIVIIALFYTNNITEGALLVAAGCLVLLWQMNRRDVVDIPAYMLVGTVLWVAMLKSGVHATLAGVVLAAFIPMRDAKDETYSPVTRLEHSLNGTVSFAILPLFAFANAGISFGNISPEGIFHPVTFGIFLGLVVGKQIGVFGFCYLMIKLKLASLPRDLSMKHIYGCALLCGVGFTMSLFIGGLAFEETGINQMFDERVGILAGSLVSAILGYIALYIMGNPNDKDTKAVASNASKLTGNTVE